A stretch of DNA from Plasmodium gaboni strain SY75 apicoplast, whole genome shotgun sequence:
TTCTGAAAAAGAATTAATTAGATTTGATATGAGTGAGTACATGGAAAAACATTCTATTTCTAGATTAATAGGTTCACCTCCAGGTTATGTAGGTTATTCAGAAGGAGGTCAATTAACAGAACAAGTTTATAAAAAACCTAACTCAGTAATATTATTTGACGAAATAGAAAAAGCTCATCCTGATATATATAATATAATGTTACAAATATTAGATGAAGGGAGATTAACAGATTCTACAGGTAAATTAATAGATTTTACAAATACAATAATTTTATTAACAAGTAATTTAGGTTGTCCAAAAAATTATGATTTATATTTAAAAAATAAGAATTTTTTATCAAAATCTGATTTAAAAGAAATAGAAAAAAATATAAAAATAAATATTAATAATTATTTTAAACCTGAATTATTAAATAGATTAACTAATATATTAATATTTAATCCTTTAAATATAAATAATTTATTATTTATATTTAATAAATTTATAAATGAATTAAAAACAAAATTATATTTAAATAAATTAAATATTATTATACATATTAATAAAGAATTAAAATATTTTTTAGTAAAATTAATGTATAATCCTTTATATGGAGCTCGTCCTTTAAAAAGAATATTAGAATTAATTTTTGATAAATCTATAAGTGATTTATTATTAACTTATAATAAAAATTATTTTGTAAAAAATAAATATATTTTATATTATTATTTAAATAAATATTACAAATTAAATTTTAATATATATTTATTATAAATTTTTTGACAAATATAGTTTAATTGGTAAAATATTAATTTTCCAAATTAATGATATGGATTCGATTTCCATTATTTGTATATATTTAAAATTAAAAATAAATAATATGAAAAATATTCATTTATATTCTAAATCAAATAAAACAAAATATAAAACATATAAAATAAATTTAAATATAAAAAAAATTAATAAAAAATATAAAAATATAAAATTAGGTATTTATAATCCTAAATTAAATATAAATTCTTGTTTATATTATTTATTATTAAAGTATTTAAAATATAATTTTAAATTAAGTAAAAATTTATTAAAACTTTTATTATATAAAATAAAATTATAAATTAATAATAAGAGAAATGACAGAGTGGTTTATTGTGTTTGATTTGAGATCAAAAAAATATAAATATATTTCATGGGTTCAAATCCCATTTTCTCTTTTATATGTTTATTTATTATTATTATAATGATATTTAATTTATATTATAAATTAAAAAAAAATTTATTATTAAAAAAATTTAAAAATGTACAAATAAAAAATAATAATATTAAAAAAATTATATATATTAAATTATTTAATATATTATTAAAAAGTAAAAATTCAAATAAATATATATATAATATTATTAATAATAAATATAAAAATATAAAATTATTATATATTTTATCAAATAATAAATATAATTTATTATTATTTAAAAATATTAATTTATGGAATGTTTTATTATATTATAATATAATATTTAATAATATATATATAATTAAAAATATATTTACATATTTTTAATTTTACTATGAATTAATGAAGTATAAATTATTTTATATATTAATTTTAGAGATTTATAATTATTATAATTTCCTAAAATTTTTATATTTATATTACTTGAATCTAAACTTAAATTTATAAAACTTATTAAAATTAATTTTAATTTTAAAATTTCTTTTAAAATTAAATTTTTATTAAAATTTGTTAAAAATATATATTTAGGTAAATTTATCATATTTTTTATACCATTAAATTTATTATATAATTTATTATAGATTATATTTAAATTATATAAACATTTTTTTGATAATATATTATTAAAATATTTATTTTTAATTATTTTGCTTATCCAAATATATATTATAATTTTCTTTTTTAATATAAACCAATTAGTTAATAAACCAGAAACCCATTTATTTATATATAAATTATTTGTTAAATTACATATTTTTATTGTAAAATTTTTTATTAAATTATTATTATTAATAAATAAAATTTTATTATTCATAAATGATATATTATAAATATATAAATATAACTTATATAAATATAAAGCTATAAATGTAAAATTTAAAATACAATAATTAGATTTTATTTTATATATATATTTATAATTATCAAAATAAATATTTTTATAAATATTTCCTATATAAATTTTTGATTTTAATAAACTATTAAAAGTAATAAACATGTTAAAAAAAAATTAATTTGCTAAATATCTATACCATCCATTACCTACAGGTAATAAATCAGTTAATATTATTTTAGATTTTATATCTATTAACCAATCAATTTTATTATTTAAAATATTTAAACTTATTATTTTAAATGTATTTTGAAAACTTATATTAGTTAAAAAACCTGAATTAGCTAAAATTGATTTTGTAATACCTAAAATAATTGGTTCATATTTATAAATATAATATTTATTTAAATTTAAAGAATAATTAATTATATTTATTAATTGTAATGATATTATATCATTATATTTAAATATTTTAAAATTATTTGATATTATTTTTATACATGATAACATTTTTTTTATAATAAGTTCAAAATAAATTGAAGGTAAATAAATATTTTGATAACTATATTGTTTTAAAATAGATTCAATTAAAATATTATATACATATATATATGAACTTTTAGTTGCTTGATAAATATTTATATATTTTAATAAAAATCTGAAATAATATTTTAAATTTTTATTTATTGAATAAAATTCTGTATGTAAAGAATATCCACTATATAAAATAGAACTAATATCTTCAAAAATATAAGAATAAAAATTTAATTTATATTTATAATTATTAATATTATATTTATTACATATATTATATATATAAATAATATTATTTAAATAATTATAATATTTTATATAAAATATTACATAAATATTATTAGAAATAAATGATATATTATCTTTTATATTTTTATTTTCAAATATTATATTTATAGATTGTAAACCAATAGTAATATCATTTAAATATAAATTATATATATTATTATTAATATAATTATAAAATAATTTATTATATAATAAATTACTATTAATTAAAATATTTTTATTATATTGATATAAATTTATATTATTATTATAAATATAATAATTATTTTTATATATAATATAATTATGTATAAAATTATTATTATTATAAAATAAATTTTTTATAAAATACAAATTAACATTCATATTATATTTATATAAATATTTAATATAATTATTATATATAATATTTAAATTATATTTATTATCTAATAATAAATATTTATACCAATTATATTTAAATATTTCATATAAATATACAAAACTATTATATTTTTTTATAAAAAATAATTTATTATAAATATATTTATAAAAATTATAATTTTTTTTAAAATTATTTATAATATTTAAATATATAAATAATTTTTTATTATATTTATTATATATAAATATATTATTTAAATAAAACAATTTATTTAAAATTTGTATATTATTAAAATTTTTTAATATAAAATTCATTTTTTTAAATAATAATTTGAATTAATAAAATTATAATTATTATTATAAAATTTATAATAATAATTTGAAAATAAATTAATAAAACTAGTTAAAAAATATATAATATTATATCTATTATTATTATCTTTATTTAAAATAATACCTTTATTATTTAAATTATATAATTTTATATTATAATAATATAAATAATATGTATATATATTATATATAACCCATTTATTATATATATTTTTAATTAATAATTGTATATTATTATAATTATAATATTTAATTATATTATTTATATATTTAATAATAATATTATTTAAACTATATTTAAAATTCTTAGAAACAGAATTATAAATAAAATTATATTTTATATATTGATTTTGTAAAATATATTTATATTTAAATAATATATTATCATAATTATATAATATTTTATTTATTAAAAATATTAAATTTAATTTAATATAAATATATCTTTTAAAATTTATAACTAATTTAAATATTTTATTTATATTTAATTTATATAAATAAATTTTATAAATTAAATATTTATTAAAATTAAATTTATCTTTTAAAATTGAACTAGCATGAAAAGTTCTTAATACCATTTGAGTACTAGGTTCACTTATAGCTTCACTAGATATAACTCCTATATGTTGTCCTAAATTATATTTATATAACTGTTTATAATTTAAACAAGTATTACATATATTATTATATATATTACATAAATATACAGATTTAATATTTAAATATACATTTTGTTTATTATATAAACTCAATAATTTATTTAATATATATTTAGTTATATAAGTATTTTTTGTATAAATAAAAGTACCATTATTTAAATTTAAAATATTATTTTGTAAAATTTTAAATCTTAATATATTTAAAGGTAATATAACATTACCATATATATCCATATTTACTATATATTTAAATATATAAGGTGATTTACAATTTAATTCTTTTATTATAAAATTACTTGTAATATTTATTAAACGTTTTGTTAAATATCCTGAATCTGCTGTTTTTAAAGCTGTATCAATTATACCTTTTTTAGATCCATAACAAGATAAAATATATTCATATATATTTAATTCGTTTATATAATTATTTATAACAGGTTTTTCATAAATCATTCCTTTTATATTTGAAATATAACCTTTATAACCTATTAATTGTTGTAATTGAGAATATTTTATTTTTATTTTATTATTAAAAAATAAAAATAAATTTGAATAAATAGGATTAATTTTATTATATAAATTATTATTTAAAATATTTTGAATTTTATTAATAACTTTCAAATAATAATAATTATTTAAAAATATATTTATATAATTATTTTTAATTTCATAATATTTATTATTATAAATATTATTAATTTTATTTTTGTATAAAATTAATAAATATATAAAATTTGAAAAATCTTTTATATTTAAAGAATAATTATATAAAAAACTATATTCATATCCTAAATATAATAATTCATGTAATATTTTAAAACTTATATTATATTTAAATATAGTTAATAATTTTTTTTCTAAAATTTTTAAATTATATTTATTAAAAAAATAAAAATACATATTTATTTATTATTAATATATATACATATATAAATTTATAATTATTCTATTAATAGAAGTTAATATATAAAATATATTATTATTATTTATATATTTTATCCAAACTAAATTAAATATACTTAAAATATTATTATTATAATATTCATATATTTTTTCAATTGAATTAAAATAAAATATATTAAATAATTCATTATTATAATTTAAAATTAATAAAGTATTAATTCCTAATTTATAATATTGTAAATTATTAAATAAATTTTTATTATTTGAAGGTGATATTATATTTTTATCAAAATTTAAATTAATATTTGATTCAAA
This window harbors:
- a CDS encoding apicoplast ribosomal protein S2 yields the protein MFITFNSLLKSKIYIGNIYKNIYFDNYKYIYKIKSNYCILNFTFIALYLYKLYLYIYNISFMNNKILFINNNNLIKNFTIKICNLTNNLYINKWVSGLLTNWFILKKKIIIYIWISKIIKNKYFNNILSKKCLYNLNIIYNKLYNKFNGIKNMINLPKYIFLTNFNKNLILKEILKLKLILISFINLSLDSSNINIKILGNYNNYKSLKLIYKIIYTSLIHSKIKNM